One genomic segment of Phalacrocorax carbo chromosome Z, bPhaCar2.1, whole genome shotgun sequence includes these proteins:
- the DMRT3 gene encoding doublesex- and mab-3-related transcription factor 3, whose product MNGYGSPYLYMGGPVSQPPRAPLQRTPKCARCRNHGVLSWLKGHKRYCRFKDCTCEKCILIIERQRVMAAQVALRRQQANESLESLLPDSLRALPGPPGSAEPPAPPPGPPPCAAPPRAPAELAAAAAALRWAAEPPPALPGPLPKADMNEERLGDASGADNAETYSDKDTDQRSSPDMTKAKSCFTPESPEIVSVDEVGYAVQKNGGSTESRPDSPKYHPEQNHLLIEGPSGTVSLPFSLKANRPPLEVLKKIFPNQKPTVLELILKGCGGDLVSAVEVLLSSRSSVASGERTPAESDGLVLPSNGHIFEHTLGSYPISSSKWSVGSAFRVPDTLRFSADSSNVVPNPLAVPLQHPFPQPPRYPLMLRNTLARNQSSPFLPNDVTLWNTMTLQQQYQLRSQYVSPFSSNSASVFRSSPVLPSRSSEDPRISIPDDGCPIVSKQPIYTEDEYDERSDSSDSRILNTSS is encoded by the exons ATGAACGGCTACGGATCCCCGTACCTCTACATGGGCGGCCCGGTGTCGCAGCCGCCGCGGGCTCCGCTGCAGCGGACGCCCAAATGCGCCCGGTGCCGCAACCACGGCGTGCTGTCCTGGCTGAAGGGCCACAAGCGCTACTGTCGCTTCAAGGACTGCACCTGCGAGAAGTGCATCCTCATCATCGAACGGCAGCGGGTGATGGCCGCCCAGGTGGCGCTTCGCCGGCAGCAGGCCAACGAGAGCCTGGAAAGCCTCCTCCCGGACTCCCTGCGCGCCCTCCCGGGCCCGCCGGGCAGCgccgagccccccgccccgccgccggggccgccgccctgcgccgcgccgccccgggccCCCGCCGAgctggccgccgccgccgccgccctgcgCTGGGCCGCCGAGCCGCCCCCCGCGCTCCCGGGGCCGCTCCCCAAGGCAG ACATGAATGAGGAGCGGTTGGGTGATGCCAGTGGAGCAGACAATGCTGAGACTTACAGTGACAAAGACACAGACCAAAGGAGTTCCCCAGACATGACTAAAGCCAAAAGTTGCTTCACCCCTGAAAGCCCTGAAATTGTTTCAGTGGATGAGGTTGGTTATGCAGTTCAGAAAAATGGTGGGAGCACAGAGAGCCGTCCAGACAGCCCCAAGTACCACCCAGAGCAGAACCACCTCCTGATAGAAGGTCCTTCTGGGACAGTTTCTTTACCTTTCAGTTTGAAAGCCAACAGACCTCCGCTTGAAGTACTGAAAAAGATCTTCCCTAACCAAAAGCCAACGGTGCTGGAGTTGATCCTGAAGGGGTGTGGCGGTGATCTGGTGAGCGCTGTAGAGGTTCTCCTGTCCAGCCGGTCTTCAGTGGCCAGTGGGGAGAGAACTCCTGCAGAATCTGATGGTCTTGTTTTGCCTTCCAACGGGCACATTTTTGAACACACACTGGGTTCGTACCCTATTTCCTCTTCCAAGTGGTCCGTGGGCTCAGCATTTAGGGTTCCTGACACACTGAGGTTCTCTGCTGATTCCAGTAATGTAGTGCCAAATCCTCTGGCCGTACCTTTGCAGCACCCTTTCCCTCAGCCACCACGCTACCCGCTGATGTTGAGGAACACTTTGGCAAGAAACCAGTCCAGCCCGTTCCTGCCCAACGACGTCACCCTGTGGAACACGATgacactgcagcagcagtacCAGCTCCGGTCCCAGTACGTCAGTCCGTTCTCTAGCAACTCTGCCAGCGTTTTCCGAAGCTCGCCTGTCCTTCCTTCCCGTTCGTCAGAAGATCCCAGGATCTCAATCCCTGATGATGGGTGTCCTATTGTGTCTAAGCAACCAATTTACACAGAAGATGAGTATGATGAAAGGTCTGATTCGTCAGACTCAAGAATACTCAACACATCATCTTAG